A part of Pseudochaenichthys georgianus chromosome 23, fPseGeo1.2, whole genome shotgun sequence genomic DNA contains:
- the cerk gene encoding ceramide kinase: MTRLSDIMETQDRLLFSKLFHKHRQVEVTLNRSVLAWKETEKSRKRNYGISNRDKPAHIHALQVCEIVAVHTKDDDQDNKETRRSRAEAKQTSQLHPHAFTVSYVRRTRPHQWCCSEVIFHSANQALSEQWIKVINEQLALLTHRPKSLLVYINPYGGKRRGKRIYEQKVAPLFGRACISTDLIVTERANHARDHLKTEANLDAYDGVVCVGGDGMFSEILHGLISRTQTDNGVDPNQPDAELVPCSVHIGIIPAGSTDCICFATVGTNDPVTSALHIIVGDSQPMDVCSVHHNDSFLRYSVSLLGYGFYGDVLKDSERKRWMGPARYDLSGVKTFLSHNYYEGSISFLPADIGDPRDKLQCRSGCSVCQHKPSSKDTQWEMSEEKEESDKVGGWRTIRGKFIAINAASMSCACPRSPKGLSPSAHLADGTTDLILVRKCSRLDFLTHLLRHTNKEDQFDHSFVEVHRVRKFNFQPQQNEMHSLEDLTETPKKTGFRPICSAQTNYNYQDSHSSWNCDGEILPHAAIRVSVQPQLIRLFARGIEEQQQCLLEDPCTLWTLEPNTHYSVD; encoded by the exons ATGACACGTTTAAGCGATATTATGGAGACTCAAGACAGACTACTGTTTTCGAAGCTTTTTCACAAGCATAGACAGGTAGAAGTTACTTTAAACCGCAGTGTTTTGGCTTGGAAGGAAACTGAGAAGAGCCGAAAACGAAACTATGGCATCAGCAACAGGGATAAACCAG CACACATCCATGCTCTGCAAGTGTGTGAGATAGTGGCTGTCCACACCAAAGATGATGACCAAGACAACAAAGAGACTAGAAGGAGTCGGGCGGAAGCAAAGCAGACCTCCCAGCTGCATCCCCATGCTTTCACAG TTTCCTATGTGAGAAGAACAAGGCCGCACCAGTGGTGCTGCAGTGAAGTGATTTTCCACTCTGCCAACCAGGCACTCAGCGAGCAGTGGATCAAAGTTATCAATGAGCAACTGGCATTACTCA CCCACCGACCGAAGAGCCTTCTGGTGTACATCAATCCTTACGGGGGAAAGCGGCGCGGGAAGCGTATTTACGAGCAGAAGGTGGCCCCACTGTTTGGCCGCGCCTGCATCTCAACCGACTTGATTG TTACAGAGCGAGCCAATCATGCCAGGGACCACTTGAAAACGGAGGCCAATCTAGATGCATATGACGG ggtggtgtgtgtgggtggagaTGGGATGTTCAGTGAGATCCTGCACGGATTAATCAGCAGGACCCAAACGGACAACGGCGTGGACCCGAACCAACCGGACGCTGAGTTGGTACCGTGTTCTGTGCACATCGGGATCATTCCTGCTG GGTCCACTGATTGTATCTGCTTTGCCACAGTGGGAACCAACGATCCAGTTACTTCTGCTTTACACATCATTGTGG GTGATTCCCAGCCGATGGACGTGTGCTCAGTTCACCACAACGACAGCTTTCTCAGATACTCTGTCTCGTTGCTTGGATACGGTTTCTATGGTGATGTACTGAAAGACAGCGAAAGGAAGAGATGGATGGGTCCCGCTAGATATGACCTGTCAG GTGTGAAAACCTTTCTGAGTCACAACTACTACGAAGGCTCCATCTCTTTCCTCCCTGCTGACATAGGGGATCCCAGAGACAAGCTGCAGTGTCGATCCGG GTGCAGCGTCTGTCAGCATAAGCCCTCATCAAAGGACACGCAGTGGGAGATGTCAGAGGAGAAGGAAGAGTCTGATAAAG TTGGTGGTTGGAGGACTATCCGTGGAAAGTTCATTGCAATAAATGCGGCCAGTATGAGCTGCGCGTGTCCCCGCAGTCCAAAGGGTCTGTCGCCCTCTGCCCACCTCGCTGACGGCACCACAGACCTCATCCTGGTCAGGAAGTGCTCCCGTCTGGACTTCCTCACGCATCTCCTTCGACACACCAACAAAGAAGACCAG TTTGACCACTCGTTTGTAGAGGTCCACCGGGTGAGGAAGTTTAATTTCCAGCCACagcaaaatgagatgcattctCTAGAAGACCTGACTGAGACTCCAAAGAAGACGGGCTTCAGGCCCATATGCTCTGCTCAAACAAACTACAACTACCAGGACTCCCACAGCAGCTGGAACTGCGACGGGGAGATTCTACCTCACGCTGCCATCCGTGTCAG TGTCCAGCCCCAGTTGATCAGGCTGTTTGCCCGGGGTATCGAGGAGCAGCAGCAGTGTTTGTTAGAAGACCCTTGCACACTGTGGACATTGGAACCAAACACACACTATTCAGTGGACTGA